The following proteins are co-located in the Luteolibacter rhizosphaerae genome:
- a CDS encoding SH3 domain-containing protein, with protein MMVASAFAGDPLPSPSQAAVDAAKACQLISFNRDFSGGAHTNGAWFGGANITLAVASYAGNTSGDARLLEQIRHTLTPGNEPTCNGGYPAQHERHATGMFVIVKNTPRIWDQLTAGEKTRIDLIMKAALVANAFTTCDNNPYVKADAQEYALDGDDNLNRDWNPNYREGMIGGVLTGFAYFGGAAPTQAILTNYNHAAFVAELGANNLPNIRETFNWKAANPTSKAPSGSTIEAAVDTYKYYGSTLTDHMKIYQALVNDTYGRNVNAGLNNGAGIDGAGKIVSGADTLPNKGVLGMLKEFNATDANGARSSWVYAFDGYRPHLTNQLALITSGFWDKSGSIAQGAVTRMNIGNTDLWYKAEKGYIGYAKGKAQNTVDYPSYGPSRGFTYNRSLWDDVLKVYHGLSGGTDPDPDPDPEPPAFPAGTRMLTSTATPLRASAASAGTVVGTMALGSYGTVLGGPVVADGITWWQVYSDNGLTGWINAAHFSAAPASEYLNTANGGWQVRSIPAQTGTFTISFNMRPSATNIDALTGLSASTPSAFSHLAAVVRFGPTGVFDARNGGGYAAANVLSYQAGVTYRVQMTVNVTARTYSATVTPPNGTPVTIANNYAFRTEQASVTSLSYISASASIGTHTTSGIVLQGASSPPSAPTGLRIVEN; from the coding sequence ATGATGGTCGCCTCGGCCTTCGCGGGAGATCCCTTGCCGAGTCCATCGCAGGCCGCGGTGGATGCGGCGAAGGCGTGCCAGCTGATCAGCTTCAACCGGGATTTCTCGGGTGGGGCGCACACCAACGGGGCGTGGTTCGGGGGTGCCAACATCACGCTGGCGGTGGCAAGCTATGCGGGGAATACCAGCGGTGACGCGCGCCTGCTGGAGCAGATCCGGCACACGCTGACGCCGGGGAACGAACCGACCTGCAACGGCGGCTATCCGGCCCAGCACGAGCGGCATGCCACGGGGATGTTCGTGATCGTGAAGAACACGCCGCGAATCTGGGACCAGCTCACTGCGGGGGAGAAGACGCGGATCGATCTGATCATGAAAGCGGCGCTGGTCGCGAATGCCTTCACCACCTGCGACAATAATCCGTATGTGAAGGCGGATGCTCAGGAGTATGCGCTGGATGGCGACGACAACCTGAACCGCGATTGGAACCCGAACTACCGGGAGGGGATGATCGGCGGGGTGCTGACCGGTTTCGCCTACTTCGGCGGAGCGGCTCCGACACAGGCGATTCTCACGAACTACAATCACGCGGCCTTCGTGGCGGAACTCGGCGCGAACAACCTGCCGAACATCCGCGAGACCTTCAATTGGAAGGCGGCGAATCCGACCTCGAAGGCGCCCTCCGGCAGCACGATCGAAGCGGCGGTGGATACTTATAAGTATTACGGGTCCACGCTGACGGACCACATGAAGATTTATCAGGCGCTGGTGAACGACACCTATGGCCGCAATGTGAACGCCGGCCTGAACAACGGTGCAGGCATCGATGGTGCGGGCAAGATCGTGAGCGGTGCCGACACGCTGCCGAACAAAGGTGTGCTCGGGATGCTGAAGGAGTTCAATGCGACCGATGCGAACGGGGCGCGGAGTTCCTGGGTTTATGCCTTCGACGGTTATCGTCCACACCTGACCAATCAGCTCGCGCTGATCACGAGCGGATTTTGGGATAAGAGCGGTAGCATCGCGCAGGGTGCGGTGACCCGGATGAACATCGGGAATACCGATCTTTGGTACAAGGCGGAGAAGGGCTACATCGGCTATGCCAAGGGCAAAGCGCAGAACACGGTGGACTATCCGTCCTACGGGCCGAGCCGTGGCTTCACCTACAACCGCTCGTTGTGGGACGATGTGCTGAAGGTCTATCACGGTCTGTCCGGAGGGACTGATCCAGATCCGGATCCCGATCCGGAACCGCCTGCCTTCCCTGCCGGAACGCGGATGCTTACGAGCACGGCGACACCGCTGCGGGCCAGTGCGGCCTCTGCGGGTACGGTGGTTGGCACGATGGCCTTGGGCTCTTACGGCACCGTGCTGGGTGGTCCGGTCGTGGCGGATGGCATCACCTGGTGGCAGGTCTATTCGGACAACGGACTGACTGGCTGGATCAATGCGGCGCACTTCTCCGCGGCACCGGCCTCGGAGTACTTGAACACGGCGAATGGCGGCTGGCAGGTTCGCTCGATCCCCGCGCAGACGGGGACCTTCACGATCTCCTTCAACATGCGGCCCTCGGCGACGAACATCGATGCGCTCACGGGGCTTTCGGCATCGACGCCATCGGCTTTCAGCCATCTTGCGGCTGTGGTCCGCTTCGGGCCTACGGGAGTGTTCGATGCCCGGAACGGGGGCGGCTATGCGGCGGCCAACGTTCTGAGCTATCAAGCCGGGGTGACCTACCGGGTGCAGATGACGGTGAATGTCACGGCGCGGACTTATTCGGCCACGGTCACGCCGCCGAATGGGACGCCGGTGACGATCGCGAACAACTACGCTTTCCGCACCGAACAAGCGTCGGTGACAAGCCTCTCCTACATCTCGGCTTCGGCCTCGATCGGCACGCATACCACCTCGGGGATCGTGCTGCAGGGGGCCAGCTCGCCACCATCCGCACCTACCGGGCTGCGGATCGTGGAGAACTAG